The Paenibacillus spongiae nucleotide sequence GTAATCAATTAGTTTGGGAGGGGGAAGGGTCCATGACATATTTTCAAAGGCTGTCCTTGTCCATGTTCACGGATTCGGTCATTATCATCAGTGCCATATTTTTTGGACGGTTCTTGTTAAGCATCAGTTTAGATGTCGCTAACACATCCCTTGTTATTAGCTCGTTAACGTTAGTTCTCAGCCATCATCTGTTTTCCCTTCGCTATAACCTGTACAAGAAGGCTTGGGAATACGCAAGCATCGGCGAACTGATTATTATTTTGAAATGCGTAACACTGTCCATAATAACGGCGGCCATCATACAGCAGCTGATGAATAACGACATTTATTTCAGACTCCTTGCCATTACTTGGATGCTGCATATGATCGCAATTGGCGGCTCGCGCTTTTGCCTACGCATCTATAAGGATACATACATAAAAGAGAAGCAAAACAAGAAGCGGACTTTGATTATCGGCGCGGGCGCGGCTGGTACGATGATCGCCAGGCAGCTGCTTCATAACAATGATGTCGAGCTCCAGCCGGTTGCCTTCATCGATGACAACGTGAAGAAGAAGGATCTGGATATTATGGGGCTCCCCGTCGTCGGCGGCTTACATATGATTGAGAAAGCGACCAAGGAGCTGGATATAAGCAATATCATCATCGCCATCCCTTCCTTAAAGCGCAAAGCGCTGCACGCCATCTATCAGGAATGCGCCAAGACAGACGCAAAGACGCAAATTCTTCCCATGATCGAAGATATCGTGCTGGGGAAGGTATCGGTGAATGAAGTTCGCGATGTTCAAGTGGAGGATCTCCTTGGCCGTGAGCCGGTTGACCTTGATGTTGCGGGTATTTCCGAAAATATAACGGGCAAGGTTGTATTGGTTACTGGCGCAGGAGGCTCGATTGGATCGGAAATTTGCAGGCAAGCGGCGCAATTTAATCCGGAGACGATTATTTTGCTGGGTCATGGCGAGAACAGCATTTATTCCATTGAGATGGAAATGAAAGAGCGTTATGGCGGTTCCAACATAAACTTTGTCACTGAAATTGCCGATCTGCAGGATCCGGACAAAATGATGTCGGTCATGAACACGTATAAGCCCGATGTTGTCTATCATGCTGCTGCGCATAAGCATGTGCCGCTAATGGAACGAAACCCGGAAGAAGCGGTCAAGAATAATGTGATCGGTACGATGAACGTTGCCCAAGCGGCCGGCCGGTCGGGTGTCGGCATCTTCGTGATGATTTCTTCTGATAAGGCCGTCAATCCGACCAGCGTAATGGGAGCGACCAAACGGCTGGCGGAAATGATCATCCAGGATATGGACCAGAAGAGCTCGACCAAGTTCGTCGCCGTGCGATTCGGCAATGTGCTGGGGAGCCGCGGGAGCGTAATCCCGCTGTTCAAGAAGCAAATTGAACAGGGCGGTCCGGTCAAAGTGACGCATCCGGATATGATCCGATACTTCATGACCATTCCGGAGGCTTCGAGATTGGTCATTCAGGCTGGGGCGCTGGCAAGAGGCGGGGAAATATTCGTGCTCGATATGGGGGAGCCGGTTAAAATCGTCGATTTGGCCAAAAACCTCATTCTGCTGTCAGGCAATTCGGTTGAGGATATCGGCATTGAATATACGGGTATAAGGCCAGGCGAGAAATTGTTCGAAGAGCTGTTGAACCCGGATGAAATCAATGAGAAGCAGGTGTATCCGAAGATTTACATCGGTAAGACATCCGAGCTTCACATGGAGCAAATTCAAGAGCTTCTTCAATCGTTCTCAACATTGGAGAAGACGAAGTTGAGGGAATGGCTAATCGATCTTGCAAACAATCGGGTTGCCGCCCCTGCTGATCAATTGGTCATGATGTTAGGTTAGGAGTGCGGAGGATGCCTAAAGTTCTATTTTGCGCGACGGTCGATATTCACTTTCAGAAATTTCATCTCCCTTATCTGCAGTGGTTTCAGAACCAAGGCTGGGAGGTTCATGTTGTTTCAAACGGCGATATGGAACTGCCCTATGTAGATGTCAAGCATCGCATTGCCATTCATCGCTCGCCCTTCTCGCTGGCCAACGTGACCGCTTACCGGCAGCTGGCTGCGATCGTAAACGGCCACAGCTTCGATTTGATACACTGCCATACTCCGATGGGCGGCGTTCTTGCCAGATTGTCGGCACGTAAAGCAAGACAGCGGGGAACGAAGGTCATCTATACGGCCCATGGGTTTCATTTCTGCAAGGGGGCGCCGCTGCTGAATTGGCTGGTCTATTATCCGATCGAGAAAAGCTTGGCTTATCTGACGGACTGTCTGATCACAATTAATTCGGAAGATTATTCATTAGCGCAGCAGCGCCGTTTCAAAGCCGGACGGATCGAACAGGTGAGTGGGGTCGGGGTGAATCTGGAGCGTTACCGGCCTATTGGCGCCAAGGAGAAAAGCGAACGAAGAGAGCAGCTTGGTTATAGCCCCGACGATTTCCTGCTGTTCTTCGCCGGTGAATTTAATAAGAATAAGAATCAGCAGCTTCTGATTCGCGCGCTTGCCTCTATTAAAGATAAGGTTCCTCACAGTAAGCTCCTGCTTGCAGGTGAGGGGAGTCTGGTTGATGAATGCCGGTTGCTGGCCGACAAACTTGGCATTGGCGAGCGGGTTCATTTCTTAGGCTATCGTAACGATATCGAAGCCCTGCTGCCGATGTGCGATGCTGCCGTAGCCTCGAGTCTTCGTGAAGGCTTGCCTGTCAATATTATGGAGGCGATGGCCTGCGGGCTGCCGATCGTTGCGACGGCGAATCGAGGGCATTCCGAGCTGGTGGCGGATCAAGGCAATGGGTTTATTGTCTCTCCGGGAGATGTTGAGGCTTTCGCAGGCCGGATCGAACAGCTGTGCAGCTCGCAGCTTCTGCGGGAGCGTATGGGGAATGAAAGTATGCAGCGGGCAATGAATTATTCTCTTGCACAAGTAACCGTACAACTAGGGGACATTTATACCAGTTATATGTCGGAGGAAGAGGATGAAACCAAGAATCAGTATAATCGTGCCTATATTTAATATGGAGTCCTATCTTCACAGATGTTTGACGAGTCTGACCTCGCAAAGTATGGATGATATTCAAATTATTGCAGTAAACGATGGATCGACAGACAGCAGCCTGCAAATCGTTCGCCAATTCGCCGAGAATGATGATCGTATAATCGTTATTCACCAGGAAAATGGCGGTGTGTCCTCCGCACGAAATGCAGGTATCCGGGCGGCTGAAGGGGAATTTATCGGTTTTGTAGATCCGGATGATTGGATAGATACTACCATGTATGAAGATATGTACAAGGAAGCCATCCGCCATGAGGTTGATATCGTAATGTGTTCTTATATTCGCGAGTTCGGCAGCCACGCCATAGAAAAGAAATATCCGGTAGCTGATCTAGTATGCTATCGGGGAGAAGAAGTTCGAAATGAAATGGTAAGACGACTCGTCGGTCCAATAAACGATGAAGTTGCGAACCCAGAGCTTCTGGATGCATGGGGAACGGTATGGTCTAAAATATTTCGAGCAGAGATCATTAAGAATAATGAAATAACATTCGTCGATTTGCATCTCATCGGGAGCAATGAAGATTCACTATTTAATATCCATGCTTTTTATTATGCAACATCGTTTGTATTCATGAACAAGCCGTATTATCACTATTGGAAGGCAAATACCGGTTCAATAACCTCACGGCATAATCCGAATCTGATGAATCAATTTCTCGTTCTCTATACGTTAATTGAGAGCTTTCTGAAAGAGAAGATGATGCCCAGTTCCTTTCAGCTGGCTTTATCCAATCGAATTTCACTTAATACGCTCGGACTTGGTCTGAATACGATCACGAAGAAGTCTTCTATGTATCGAAAGGTCAGCGACATTCAGACGGTTCTCAATCATCCACGTATAAGAGGTTCATTGTCCCAATTTGAAACTTCCTCATGCCCGATGGTGTGGAAGGCTTTTTTTTTATGTGCCAAAAATAGGTTTTCATTGGGACTTTACATGCTGCTGCTGGCAGTTGATCGACTCAGAAAGATGAAGAGATAGGAGGTGGTTTTCTGAAGCCTATTCGCGTACTGCAGGTAGTCACAATTATGAATCGCGGCGGATTAGAGACGATGTTAATGAACTATTATCGAAAGATAGATCGAAGTCAGGTTCAATTTGACTTTATGGTGCATCGCAATGAAAGAGGTCATTACGATGACGAAATTGAACGTCTCGGGGGAAAGATCTATCGGATGCCAGCCATTCGTCCAGGCCAATACCGCAACTACTTTGGCAAGCTTGATGCGTTTTTTATTGACCATCCTGACTATCAGGTTGTTCATTCCCACATTAATGAGAATAGCGGTTTTGTTCTCCGTGCGGCAAAAAAGGCGGGCATTCCATGCCGAATTGCGCATAGCCACCTAAGTGATAATCGGTTGGATATGAAGCTACCCTTTCGGATTTACGCAAGAATGAACATGAGCGGACATCCTAATCATTACTTTGCTTGTTCCAAAAATGCGGGGAAATGGTTATTCGGGCATTCACAGAACGTCACGATTCTTAACAATGCTGTGAATGTAGAGGACTTTCAATATAATGAATCAATTCGAGAAGAGATTCAAGCAGAGCTCGGTGTGGAGGGCCGCTTTGTTATGGGTCATATCGGTCGGTTCTATAAACAGAAAAACCATACTTTTCTGCTGGATATATTCAAAGCCGTTCATATGAAAAACCCGAAATCCGTACTTGTACTCGTTGGTGAAGGTCAATTAAGAGCGACGATGGAAAAGAAAGCAGCTAAGCTAGGTTTAACTGATCATGTCAAATTTCTCGGCGTTCGTAAAGATATTGCACGATTGCTGCAGGGCTTCGATATTTTTCTACTGCCATCCTTGTTTGAAGGGCTGCCCGTCGTTCTGGTAGAGGCCCAGGCCGCAGGTCTAATGAGTGTCGTATCCGATACGATTACAAGGGAGGCGGATGTAACAGGTCGAGTCGAGTTCGTCGGCCTTAAACAAAGTCCGGAAGAGTGGGCGGAGCGAATACTTGCCTCGACGAATCATCATATAGATACATCTATGCAATTAGCCGCGAGTGGCTATGATACAGCAACGGCAACACAATGGTTGGTGAATTATTATAATAAGCATGCCTAATATTCAGGAGGTTCAGAAGTGAAGCCGATGCTGACCGTCTTTACACCGACGTTTAACCGGGCCTATATCCTTCATCAATGCTATGAAAGCTTAATTCGTCAGAGCTGTAAAGAATTTATCTGGCTGATTATCGACGACGGCTCAAGTGATAATACAAAGGAGTTAGTCGAAGGATGGATAGCGGAAGGACTTCTTTCAATTCGTTATCACTTCCAGGAAAACCAAGGCATGCACGGTGCACATAATACAGCATATGAGCTAGTGGACACTGAGCTTAATGTATGCATAGATTCCGATGACTATATGTCCGATGATGCCGTTGAAAAAATAATAAATTTCTGGAAACAGTATGGCACTGAGAAGGCAGCTGGAATCGTAGGCCTTGATGCTTCTCCGGATGGCCGGATTATCGGTACGAGGATGCCGGGGAATTGTAAAGAATCTACTCTCTCGGACCTATATGAGAAGCACAAGGTGAAGGGAGACAAGAAGCTTGTTTATCGATCGGAGCTGACCCGGCAATGCCCGCCTTATCCTATTTTCCCTGGTGAGAAATATTGCCCGTTGTCGTACAAATATATTCTTATTGACCAACAACATCCTTTGCTCATTATGAATGATGTACTGTGTATTGTGGAGTATTTACCAGATGGATCGAGCATGAATATTATCAAGCAGTATAAGAACAACCCGAGGGGATTTACGTTCTTCCGGAAGGTCGCGATGAAATATGCCCCTACTTCTAAGAAACGCCTTCGTGAATCCGTTCATTACGTGGCAAGCAGTCTAATGAGTCGCAATTATCGATTTTTGCTGGAGTCGCCATGTAAGCTGGCCACTTTGGCAGCTTCCCCCCTAGGGATGCTGCTGTATTTATATATACAGAATACACGGAGGTCTACGACGTTAAAAAGCTAATCAGTACCATGAAGGAGAAAAACAATGACCGTAATATGGCTCATGTTAGCAGTAGTTTTTATGCTGTCAGTATTATCAAGATATTTTTCAACTCCGGTTTATTTGGGGCCTACATATATTCGTTCAAGTAGATTACTCACCTTAGGCATTATGGCATCGTTGGTTCTGGTAGCCGGATTAAGAAAGAATATCGGAGATACGTATTATTACATGCATAGCTACTCAACAGGGGATTTTCGGTTGAATCAGATTCAACTGGAAGGCGATTTTGGGTTTAACTTCCTGCAGGCACTGCTTCATTTCATCTCAGATGACCCCCAACTGTTAATCTTTACGACGGCATTGTTTACGAATATATTCATTGTTCTCGTATTGCGTCAATATTCTCGAATGATCGAGGTTAGTCTATACGTCTATATTGCTTCGGGTATGTTCACAATTTCCATGAATGGAATACGTCAATGTTTGGCCGCTTCTATTGTATTTCTTGCAACCAAATATATTTTGAATGGGGATTGGAAGAAGTATTTTCTTATAGTACTGATTGCTTCCACTTTCCATAATACCGCGCTTATATTAATTCCGATTTATTTCATCGTACGAAGAGAAGCATGGACCAAGATGACTTTCTTGATGCTTGGTATGGCGGTCATTCTTACATTCGGCTTCCAGCAATTTTCCGATGTCATCTTCAGAGCGATCGATGATACCCACTACAGTGGTTATAAGGATTTTGCCGAAGGCGGTGCCAGTTTTATTCGGGTCATTGTTAATGGAGCGCCGGTCGTTATTGCATATTTAGGAAGACATAGATTACGTGAGTTGTGGCCAAATAGCGATTATATCGTAAATCTCTCTCTATTGAGCTGTGTCTTCATCATAATTGCTACTCAAAATTGGATATTCGCTAGATTTAATATATATTTTGGGCTGTATAACCTCATCCTTATATCATGGTTAGTCCATTTATTTGTGAAGAAGGATCGAAAACTAATCTACTTAGGATTGCTACTCTGCTACTTGGCTTATTTTTACTACGAGCAGGTAATTTCGTTAGGAATTTTATATAAGAGTGACTATATCACGTGGTGATATGAAATATCGGATAAGCATAGGGGGTAAGAAGAAACGAATGGAGAAAATCCCTCGAATTATTCATTATATATGGTTCGGCCGTGGGGAAAAGTCGCCAAAGATCAAGAAATGCATGAAAAGCTGGCAGCGCCATTTGGGCGACTATCAGTTCATCGAGTGGAATGAGGATAATTTCGACGTAAACTCCAACAGCTATGTGAAGCAGGCCTATGAGGCGCGAAAATTCGCTTTCGTCAGCGATTATGTAAGGCTGTATGCCCTGTACCATCATGGCGGGATCTACATG carries:
- a CDS encoding polysaccharide biosynthesis protein — encoded protein: MTYFQRLSLSMFTDSVIIISAIFFGRFLLSISLDVANTSLVISSLTLVLSHHLFSLRYNLYKKAWEYASIGELIIILKCVTLSIITAAIIQQLMNNDIYFRLLAITWMLHMIAIGGSRFCLRIYKDTYIKEKQNKKRTLIIGAGAAGTMIARQLLHNNDVELQPVAFIDDNVKKKDLDIMGLPVVGGLHMIEKATKELDISNIIIAIPSLKRKALHAIYQECAKTDAKTQILPMIEDIVLGKVSVNEVRDVQVEDLLGREPVDLDVAGISENITGKVVLVTGAGGSIGSEICRQAAQFNPETIILLGHGENSIYSIEMEMKERYGGSNINFVTEIADLQDPDKMMSVMNTYKPDVVYHAAAHKHVPLMERNPEEAVKNNVIGTMNVAQAAGRSGVGIFVMISSDKAVNPTSVMGATKRLAEMIIQDMDQKSSTKFVAVRFGNVLGSRGSVIPLFKKQIEQGGPVKVTHPDMIRYFMTIPEASRLVIQAGALARGGEIFVLDMGEPVKIVDLAKNLILLSGNSVEDIGIEYTGIRPGEKLFEELLNPDEINEKQVYPKIYIGKTSELHMEQIQELLQSFSTLEKTKLREWLIDLANNRVAAPADQLVMMLG
- a CDS encoding glycosyltransferase family 4 protein, giving the protein MPKVLFCATVDIHFQKFHLPYLQWFQNQGWEVHVVSNGDMELPYVDVKHRIAIHRSPFSLANVTAYRQLAAIVNGHSFDLIHCHTPMGGVLARLSARKARQRGTKVIYTAHGFHFCKGAPLLNWLVYYPIEKSLAYLTDCLITINSEDYSLAQQRRFKAGRIEQVSGVGVNLERYRPIGAKEKSERREQLGYSPDDFLLFFAGEFNKNKNQQLLIRALASIKDKVPHSKLLLAGEGSLVDECRLLADKLGIGERVHFLGYRNDIEALLPMCDAAVASSLREGLPVNIMEAMACGLPIVATANRGHSELVADQGNGFIVSPGDVEAFAGRIEQLCSSQLLRERMGNESMQRAMNYSLAQVTVQLGDIYTSYMSEEEDETKNQYNRAYI
- a CDS encoding glycosyltransferase family 2 protein; translation: MKPRISIIVPIFNMESYLHRCLTSLTSQSMDDIQIIAVNDGSTDSSLQIVRQFAENDDRIIVIHQENGGVSSARNAGIRAAEGEFIGFVDPDDWIDTTMYEDMYKEAIRHEVDIVMCSYIREFGSHAIEKKYPVADLVCYRGEEVRNEMVRRLVGPINDEVANPELLDAWGTVWSKIFRAEIIKNNEITFVDLHLIGSNEDSLFNIHAFYYATSFVFMNKPYYHYWKANTGSITSRHNPNLMNQFLVLYTLIESFLKEKMMPSSFQLALSNRISLNTLGLGLNTITKKSSMYRKVSDIQTVLNHPRIRGSLSQFETSSCPMVWKAFFLCAKNRFSLGLYMLLLAVDRLRKMKR
- a CDS encoding glycosyltransferase family 1 protein, producing the protein MNRGGLETMLMNYYRKIDRSQVQFDFMVHRNERGHYDDEIERLGGKIYRMPAIRPGQYRNYFGKLDAFFIDHPDYQVVHSHINENSGFVLRAAKKAGIPCRIAHSHLSDNRLDMKLPFRIYARMNMSGHPNHYFACSKNAGKWLFGHSQNVTILNNAVNVEDFQYNESIREEIQAELGVEGRFVMGHIGRFYKQKNHTFLLDIFKAVHMKNPKSVLVLVGEGQLRATMEKKAAKLGLTDHVKFLGVRKDIARLLQGFDIFLLPSLFEGLPVVLVEAQAAGLMSVVSDTITREADVTGRVEFVGLKQSPEEWAERILASTNHHIDTSMQLAASGYDTATATQWLVNYYNKHA
- a CDS encoding glycosyltransferase family 2 protein, whose product is MKPMLTVFTPTFNRAYILHQCYESLIRQSCKEFIWLIIDDGSSDNTKELVEGWIAEGLLSIRYHFQENQGMHGAHNTAYELVDTELNVCIDSDDYMSDDAVEKIINFWKQYGTEKAAGIVGLDASPDGRIIGTRMPGNCKESTLSDLYEKHKVKGDKKLVYRSELTRQCPPYPIFPGEKYCPLSYKYILIDQQHPLLIMNDVLCIVEYLPDGSSMNIIKQYKNNPRGFTFFRKVAMKYAPTSKKRLRESVHYVASSLMSRNYRFLLESPCKLATLAASPLGMLLYLYIQNTRRSTTLKS
- a CDS encoding EpsG family protein — translated: MTVIWLMLAVVFMLSVLSRYFSTPVYLGPTYIRSSRLLTLGIMASLVLVAGLRKNIGDTYYYMHSYSTGDFRLNQIQLEGDFGFNFLQALLHFISDDPQLLIFTTALFTNIFIVLVLRQYSRMIEVSLYVYIASGMFTISMNGIRQCLAASIVFLATKYILNGDWKKYFLIVLIASTFHNTALILIPIYFIVRREAWTKMTFLMLGMAVILTFGFQQFSDVIFRAIDDTHYSGYKDFAEGGASFIRVIVNGAPVVIAYLGRHRLRELWPNSDYIVNLSLLSCVFIIIATQNWIFARFNIYFGLYNLILISWLVHLFVKKDRKLIYLGLLLCYLAYFYYEQVISLGILYKSDYITW